A single Oncorhynchus tshawytscha isolate Ot180627B unplaced genomic scaffold, Otsh_v2.0 Un_contig_7626_pilon_pilon, whole genome shotgun sequence DNA region contains:
- the LOC121842789 gene encoding basigin-like, whose translation MALRTTGSVLVVFLWSVTVVLSEKGWSVTYTPQSICTLKGSTVELTCSYTYPSGKVTTTLWFTKVYDVENYVSLLDDPDYKGRVMYRSDKTNGHTLTITDLRESDSATYMFRFITDQTRGKYFGSPGVTLSVTDLQVKVTTTLLSTTLTCSTTCTLTDNPNPTYIWYRNSKIVQEDSSPSYTFYFKTEDRFYCAVKGINSPAVYGPKNTSVSVSPSGEIVEGSSVTLTCSSDANPPVDKYTWYKITYKKMSMRHSGQSYTIHNISSEDREGYYYFILTSCIN comes from the exons ATGGCCCTGAGAACAACAGGAAGTGTGTTGGtggtctttctctggtctgtGACAG TGGTACTGAGTGAGAAAGGCTGGAGTGTTACATACACCCCTCAGAGTATCTGTACCTTGAAGGGGTCAACAGTGGAGCTGACCTGCTCTTACACATATCCCAGTGGTAAAGTCACAACAACCTTGTGGTTCACTAAAGTTTATGATGTGGAGAATTAtgtgagtctgttagatgacCCAGACTACAAAGGTCGTGTGATGTACCGTAGTGATAAGACGAATGGACACACCCTGACAAtcacagacctgagagagagtgaCTCAGCTACGTACATGTTCAGATTTATaacagatcagaccagagggaaaTATTTTGGGAGCCCTGGAGTCACtttgtctgttacag ACCTGCAGGTGAAGGTGACCACTACATTGTTGTCAACGACACTGACCTGTAGCACCACCTGTACTCTGACTGACAACCCCAACCCCACCTACATCTGGTACAGGAACAGTAAGATTGTACAAGAGGACTCCTCCCCCTCGTACACATTCTACTTTAAAACTGAAGATAGATTCTACTGTGCTGTAAAAGGCATCAATTCTcctgcagtgt ACGGCCCAAAGAACACCtcagtgtcagtcagtccctctggtgAAATAGTGGAGGGCAGTTCAGTGACTCTGACCTGCAGCAGTGATGCCAACCCACCTGTGGACAAATACACCTGGTACAAGATAACATATAAGAAAATGTCAATGAGACATTCTGGACAGAGTTACACCATCCATAACATCAGctctgaggacagagagggatacTACT ATTTCATTCTGACATCATGCATTAATTAA